One window from the genome of Flavobacterium agricola encodes:
- a CDS encoding O-antigen ligase family protein, whose translation MLKKLFTQNNIKRTQNAVTCLAIISLPLSMALPNIFLIISVLLLIINNEKLKYKEIIPITVFVLATAFIELINKTFISDIKILSRLLLIILFTIVLLNSKVLYVKKAIIVSANLAIVISLIKIASLYITLPNVDLSNGELIFNVIYLDRPFLGFFIFISSMITINLLQNKEINKKLAFVIIAVNILFVFFIAARLTILTYLISGIVYYYFFTSYKTYVKLLITSLICISFVTLAVTNDNIRNRFKLENGIDSFVDYEPRFIIWPCSVKVIDDGNIFIGGKSNENLTSELINCYSSKITNQSKKDWFIDSKFNSHNQFLYIIMTTGILGLLFFLYFLISLWKNTNGSFYKISLFIGFVLFLILDCVLNRQVGSYFAALIITLIYFVDKSKKPLKL comes from the coding sequence ATGTTAAAAAAATTATTTACTCAAAATAATATAAAACGCACACAAAATGCGGTAACTTGTTTAGCCATAATTAGTTTACCACTATCAATGGCTTTACCTAATATTTTTTTAATTATATCCGTTTTACTACTTATTATAAATAATGAGAAATTAAAATATAAAGAAATAATACCAATAACTGTTTTTGTATTAGCTACAGCATTTATTGAGCTAATAAATAAAACATTTATTTCTGATATAAAGATCTTATCACGGCTACTTTTAATTATTCTTTTCACCATTGTTTTACTAAATAGTAAAGTACTATATGTTAAAAAAGCAATTATTGTGAGCGCAAATCTTGCAATAGTAATTTCTCTTATTAAAATAGCTAGTTTATATATTACACTTCCAAATGTAGATCTTTCAAACGGAGAATTAATTTTTAATGTAATTTATTTAGACAGACCTTTTTTGGGCTTTTTTATTTTTATCTCCAGTATGATTACTATTAATTTGCTACAAAACAAAGAGATTAATAAAAAGCTAGCATTTGTAATCATAGCAGTCAACATTTTATTTGTTTTTTTTATTGCTGCAAGGTTAACTATTTTAACATATCTTATTTCTGGAATTGTCTATTACTACTTCTTTACATCATACAAAACATATGTAAAACTATTAATCACTTCTTTAATTTGTATATCTTTTGTAACCTTAGCTGTTACAAATGACAATATTAGAAATAGATTTAAATTAGAAAATGGAATTGACTCGTTTGTTGACTATGAACCTAGATTTATAATTTGGCCTTGTTCTGTTAAAGTAATCGATGATGGAAATATTTTTATTGGAGGTAAAAGTAATGAAAACCTAACTTCAGAGCTGATAAACTGTTATTCTAGTAAAATTACTAATCAATCAAAAAAAGATTGGTTTATAGATAGCAAATTTAACTCTCACAATCAGTTTTTATATATTATAATGACAACAGGAATATTAGGCCTTTTATTTTTCTTGTATTTTCTAATTTCTCTTTGGAAAAATACAAATGGCTCTTTTTATAAAATATCTCTATTTATAGGTTTTGTCTTGTTTTTAATATTAGATTGCGTTTTAAACAGGCAAGTAGGTAGTTATTTTGCAGCACTAATAATAACCTTAATATACTTTGTTGATAAATCTAAAAAACCTTTAAAGCTATAG
- a CDS encoding glycosyltransferase — protein sequence MVVVHIVEAFGGGVYTYLKDLTEFFSKSEDVKNIIIYSTKRKEFDKDKMHFVNSNNVEYINIDMERSVSPLQDFKSILKIRKILNKIKPDVVHMHSSKAGILGRFASLGIVSNTKTFYSPHGYSFLNHEFSPTKKKMFYFIEKYSQNILGGTTVACGDTEYEIASKIGKSVLVRNGIIPDHVVKYKNEVTNNRLLVGTLGRISLQKNPKLFNEIAIRFPDFDFLWIGEGDLKDQLTAPNITVTGWLTNRDIIMNKLNKLDIYIQTSSWEGLPISIIEAMALSKPVVATNIIGNKDLVSNQETGFVFTDLNELDEIFEKLKAKETRLFYGQNGYKRCSLLFNSQINFNQLSNIYKNG from the coding sequence ATGGTTGTTGTTCATATTGTTGAAGCATTTGGTGGTGGAGTTTATACTTATTTAAAGGACTTAACTGAATTTTTTTCGAAATCAGAAGATGTTAAAAACATTATTATTTATAGTACTAAAAGAAAAGAATTTGATAAGGATAAAATGCATTTTGTAAACAGCAACAATGTTGAATATATTAATATTGATATGGAGCGCAGTGTGAGCCCATTACAAGATTTTAAATCAATTTTAAAAATCAGAAAAATATTAAATAAAATTAAGCCTGATGTTGTTCACATGCATTCTTCTAAGGCAGGTATTTTAGGTAGGTTTGCAAGTTTAGGGATTGTATCTAATACTAAAACCTTTTACAGTCCACATGGTTATTCTTTTTTAAATCATGAATTTTCACCGACTAAGAAAAAAATGTTTTATTTTATTGAAAAATATTCTCAAAATATTTTAGGAGGAACAACAGTAGCATGTGGTGATACCGAATATGAAATAGCTTCTAAAATTGGAAAAAGTGTTTTGGTAAGAAATGGGATTATTCCAGATCATGTAGTTAAGTATAAAAATGAAGTTACGAATAATAGATTGCTAGTTGGAACTTTAGGAAGAATAAGTTTACAGAAAAACCCTAAATTATTTAACGAAATAGCTATCAGGTTTCCTGATTTTGACTTTTTGTGGATTGGAGAAGGTGATTTAAAAGACCAGCTTACAGCACCAAATATTACGGTTACAGGTTGGTTGACAAATCGGGATATAATAATGAATAAATTAAATAAATTAGATATTTATATTCAAACATCTTCTTGGGAAGGATTACCTATCTCAATAATTGAAGCCATGGCATTAAGTAAACCAGTTGTAGCCACAAATATTATTGGGAATAAGGATTTAGTAAGTAACCAAGAAACTGGGTTTGTTTTTACTGATTTAAACGAATTAGATGAGATTTTTGAAAAGCTTAAGGCTAAAGAAACACGTCTTTTTTATGGACAAAATGGTTATAAACGTTGTAGTTTGCTTTTTAATTCTCAAATTAATTTTAATCAGTTAAGCAATATTTATAAAAATGGATAA
- a CDS encoding ZIP family metal transporter gives MNQIIDFFSSIPPVWAALLATLFCWFLTAVGASFVLLFKKVNQVVLDGMLGFTGGVMIAASFWSLLAPAIAMTGGEGFRKVMPAAIGFIGGALFLFALDKLLPHLHLNHADDEVEGLKSGWQKTTLLVFAITLHNIPEGLAVGVLFGGVAVGIPEASVAGALTLAIGIGIQNLPEGIAVAMPLRRMGMSRGKSFMYGQASALVEPIAGVVGALSVAFFTPILPYALAFAAGAMIFVVVEEVIPETQRNGNNDIATLGVIGGFVVMMLLDVALG, from the coding sequence ATGAATCAAATTATTGATTTCTTTTCTAGCATACCACCCGTTTGGGCTGCCTTGCTTGCCACCTTATTTTGTTGGTTTTTAACCGCTGTAGGCGCATCGTTTGTTTTGTTATTTAAAAAGGTTAACCAAGTTGTTTTAGATGGCATGTTGGGCTTTACAGGTGGTGTTATGATTGCAGCAAGTTTTTGGAGCTTGCTTGCTCCTGCTATTGCTATGACAGGTGGTGAAGGATTTAGAAAAGTTATGCCAGCTGCTATTGGTTTTATTGGCGGAGCTTTGTTTTTATTTGCGTTAGATAAGTTATTGCCGCATTTGCATTTAAACCACGCAGATGATGAGGTTGAAGGATTAAAATCGGGTTGGCAAAAAACAACATTATTGGTTTTTGCAATTACTTTACATAATATTCCTGAAGGATTAGCTGTTGGTGTTTTGTTTGGTGGCGTTGCTGTTGGAATTCCAGAAGCAAGCGTTGCAGGTGCTTTAACCTTAGCCATTGGAATCGGGATTCAGAACTTACCAGAAGGTATTGCTGTTGCCATGCCTTTACGCCGTATGGGAATGAGCCGTGGTAAAAGTTTTATGTACGGACAAGCTTCTGCCTTGGTAGAACCTATTGCCGGTGTTGTTGGTGCTTTATCAGTAGCTTTTTTTACTCCTATTTTACCTTATGCCTTGGCATTTGCTGCTGGCGCCATGATTTTTGTAGTTGTTGAAGAAGTTATTCCCGAAACGCAACGTAACGGGAATAACGATATTGCAACTTTAGGTGTTATTGGCGGTTTTGTGGTTATGATGCTTTTAGATGTTGCTTTGGGGTAG
- a CDS encoding metal-dependent transcriptional regulator, with protein MTHSEENYLKVIYHLSQVLPLGVSTNAIAEMMETKASSVTDMIKKLAEKDLVDYQRYQGVKMTELGQKSAKMIIRNHRLWEVFLVEKLNFSWDEVHEVAEELEHIKSEKLITKLDEFLGFPSHDPHGDPIPDRNGNIAKSSKILLSDAVLGQKLICVGVKDSSSEFLQFLDKNKIGIGSEIEILEKEDFDASLTLLLNTQKIMLSHKIASNLYVK; from the coding sequence ATGACGCACTCTGAAGAAAATTATTTAAAGGTTATTTACCATTTGTCGCAAGTTTTACCGTTGGGCGTTAGTACCAACGCAATTGCTGAAATGATGGAAACCAAAGCTTCGTCGGTTACGGATATGATAAAAAAATTAGCCGAAAAGGATTTGGTTGATTACCAACGTTACCAAGGCGTTAAAATGACCGAATTAGGGCAAAAATCGGCCAAAATGATTATTCGTAACCACAGATTGTGGGAAGTTTTTTTGGTTGAAAAGCTAAATTTTTCTTGGGATGAAGTGCATGAAGTTGCTGAAGAATTAGAACATATTAAGTCAGAAAAACTAATCACCAAATTGGATGAGTTTCTTGGTTTTCCAAGCCATGATCCGCACGGAGATCCGATTCCGGACAGAAACGGAAATATTGCCAAAAGCAGTAAAATACTTTTAAGCGATGCCGTTTTAGGTCAGAAATTAATTTGTGTAGGAGTTAAAGATTCGTCGTCAGAATTTTTACAGTTTTTAGATAAAAATAAAATAGGAATAGGTTCTGAAATTGAAATTTTAGAGAAAGAAGATTTTGATGCTTCGTTAACCTTATTACTTAATACTCAAAAAATAATGTTATCGCATAAAATAGCGAGTAATTTATACGTAAAATAA
- a CDS encoding TonB-dependent receptor, with amino-acid sequence MKFTYLVTFLFLYQFAFAQNSISGKVLLDNAPLAHVSITIENETVGTQTDANGKYELQNLKNGTYKIKASHTGLKAATKTVVVKNNQKAQLNFELDFDDALDEVVVSATMRAVSRIDSPMPVDVIQNGFFLKNPTANIFEGLQTVNGVKPQINCSVCNTGDIHINGLEGPYTMILIDGMPIVSGLSTVYGLSGIPNSLIERVEIVKGPASSLYGSEAIGGLINVITKDVYKAPKFTADIFSTSWAETNIDLGFATQVGKKANVLTGVNAFYYDTPIDNNGDNFTDLTLQKRASVFQKWDFNRKSGKAFSVAGRYFYEDRWGGEMQWNKSHRGGDQVYGESIYTSRYELLGNYEFNTHFPLRATFSYTDHDQNSVYGTTPYLAKQRIGFGQLLHAKTYGRNDLLLGAAMRYNYYNDNTPATQTADEYVMPSIFVQNDFKIDEKQNVLIGARYDYNSIHGHIFTARSLSL; translated from the coding sequence ATGAAATTCACTTATTTAGTAACTTTTTTATTCTTATATCAATTTGCATTTGCACAAAATAGCATTTCTGGTAAGGTTTTGTTAGATAATGCGCCGTTGGCGCACGTTTCTATAACCATAGAAAATGAAACGGTAGGAACCCAAACCGATGCAAACGGAAAATACGAGTTGCAAAATTTAAAAAATGGTACCTATAAAATTAAAGCCAGCCATACCGGATTAAAAGCCGCAACCAAAACCGTTGTTGTAAAAAACAATCAAAAAGCGCAACTAAACTTTGAACTTGATTTTGATGATGCGCTCGATGAAGTTGTAGTTTCTGCAACCATGCGCGCTGTGAGCCGAATAGATAGCCCCATGCCGGTTGATGTAATTCAAAACGGGTTTTTCTTAAAAAATCCAACGGCAAATATTTTTGAAGGTTTACAAACCGTAAACGGCGTAAAACCACAAATTAACTGCAGCGTTTGCAATACCGGCGATATTCATATTAACGGGCTAGAAGGTCCTTATACCATGATTTTAATTGACGGTATGCCAATTGTAAGCGGTCTTTCAACCGTTTATGGATTATCTGGCATTCCAAACTCGTTAATAGAACGAGTAGAAATTGTTAAAGGTCCTGCATCTTCTTTATACGGGTCCGAAGCAATTGGTGGTTTAATAAACGTAATTACTAAAGATGTGTACAAAGCGCCAAAATTTACGGCTGATATTTTTTCGACTTCATGGGCCGAAACCAATATCGATTTAGGCTTTGCAACGCAGGTTGGCAAAAAAGCTAATGTTTTAACGGGGGTTAATGCGTTTTATTACGACACGCCTATTGATAATAATGGAGATAATTTTACCGATTTAACCTTGCAAAAACGCGCTTCTGTTTTTCAGAAATGGGATTTTAATCGTAAATCCGGAAAAGCATTTTCTGTGGCTGGGCGCTATTTTTACGAAGACCGTTGGGGCGGTGAAATGCAATGGAACAAATCACACCGCGGCGGAGATCAGGTTTATGGCGAAAGCATTTATACCAGCCGATACGAATTGTTAGGTAATTACGAATTTAATACGCACTTTCCGTTACGTGCAACCTTTTCGTACACCGATCACGATCAAAACTCAGTTTACGGAACAACCCCATATTTAGCCAAACAACGCATCGGCTTTGGACAATTGCTGCATGCCAAAACCTACGGTCGCAACGATTTACTATTAGGTGCTGCCATGCGCTATAATTATTATAATGATAATACGCCAGCAACCCAAACCGCTGATGAATATGTTATGCCGAGCATTTTTGTACAAAACGATTTTAAAATTGACGAAAAACAAAACGTATTAATCGGAGCGCGTTACGATTACAACTCAATTCACGGCCATATTTTTACCGCGCGTAGCTTATCGCTATAA
- a CDS encoding TonB-dependent receptor: protein MFRLNAGTGFRVVNLFTEDHAALTGAREVVIVDELKPEKSYNVNINYLKKIYAESGNYYAFEASAWYTHFTNSIIPDYDTNPNQIIYANLNGRAVSKGVSLNADANLTNGLRIMTGVTFMDVNKTENHITTRQMLTERFTGTWTIGYDIPNTNFTIDYTGNVYGGMRLPTLGPLDPRRQYSKPFSIQNIQITYRGMQNFEFYGGVKNLLNWTVNKGNPFIIANAHDPFDKNVVFDPNGQAIPTPNNPYGLTFDPNYSYGPNQGIRGFVGVRYNLR, encoded by the coding sequence GTGTTTCGTTTAAATGCTGGAACCGGATTTCGTGTCGTAAATTTATTTACAGAAGATCATGCTGCGCTTACCGGAGCACGCGAAGTTGTTATTGTTGATGAGCTAAAGCCAGAAAAATCATACAACGTAAACATAAATTATTTAAAAAAGATTTATGCTGAAAGCGGAAATTACTATGCGTTTGAAGCTAGTGCTTGGTACACGCATTTTACCAATTCCATAATTCCTGATTACGATACCAATCCCAATCAAATTATTTACGCCAACTTAAACGGACGTGCCGTATCAAAAGGAGTAAGTTTAAATGCCGATGCGAATTTAACCAACGGATTACGTATTATGACGGGCGTAACATTTATGGACGTGAATAAAACCGAAAACCATATTACCACACGCCAAATGCTAACCGAACGTTTTACCGGAACTTGGACCATTGGTTACGATATTCCGAATACCAATTTTACAATTGATTATACGGGCAATGTATACGGCGGCATGCGTTTACCAACATTAGGACCGTTAGATCCGCGCCGTCAATATTCAAAGCCATTTTCTATTCAAAATATTCAAATTACGTATCGTGGCATGCAAAACTTTGAGTTTTATGGTGGAGTGAAAAACTTACTGAATTGGACGGTAAACAAGGGCAATCCGTTTATTATTGCAAATGCACACGATCCGTTTGACAAAAATGTAGTTTTTGATCCCAACGGACAAGCTATTCCAACACCAAATAATCCGTACGGATTAACTTTTGATCCCAATTATAGCTACGGCCCCAACCAAGGCATTCGCGGTTTTGTTGGCGTACGTTATAATTTAAGATAA
- a CDS encoding ArsR/SmtB family transcription factor: MGITKSEIFTEQQNQLANLFKVLGHPARLAILQHIINQKACICTDLVQELGLAQATISQHLKVLKDAEIIKGEIEGKSVCYCINQSVWEQMQAQFTQFFIQFEPINTCC, encoded by the coding sequence ATGGGAATTACCAAATCAGAAATATTTACAGAACAACAAAATCAGTTAGCCAACTTGTTTAAAGTTTTAGGCCATCCGGCCCGATTGGCAATTTTGCAACATATTATAAACCAAAAAGCATGCATTTGTACCGATTTGGTGCAAGAACTAGGTTTAGCACAAGCAACCATTTCGCAACATTTAAAAGTGCTAAAAGATGCCGAGATTATAAAAGGAGAAATTGAAGGCAAATCGGTTTGTTATTGTATTAATCAAAGCGTTTGGGAGCAAATGCAAGCGCAGTTTACGCAATTCTTTATTCAGTTTGAGCCTATTAATACATGTTGCTAA
- a CDS encoding DUF6428 family protein, translating into MKLSEIKNLLPQLENVAFELENGTFVPEHFHVTEVGQLTKKFIDCGGVVRTEKTVNLQLWNADDYEHRLKPTKLANIIALAEKQLGIEDAEIEVEYQTETISKFALSFNGKNFMLHNKTTACLAEDSCGIPAQKPKVKIGEAVSCCTPNSGCC; encoded by the coding sequence ATGAAATTATCAGAAATTAAAAATCTTTTACCGCAATTAGAAAACGTTGCTTTTGAATTAGAAAACGGAACTTTTGTACCCGAACATTTTCATGTAACCGAAGTTGGTCAGCTTACCAAAAAATTTATTGATTGTGGAGGAGTAGTTAGAACTGAAAAAACAGTGAACTTACAGCTTTGGAATGCTGATGATTACGAGCATCGTTTAAAACCAACAAAATTAGCAAACATCATTGCGTTAGCAGAAAAACAATTGGGGATTGAAGATGCTGAAATTGAGGTAGAATACCAAACAGAAACTATTAGCAAATTTGCTTTAAGCTTTAACGGTAAAAACTTTATGTTACATAATAAAACAACAGCTTGTTTGGCAGAAGATTCGTGCGGTATTCCGGCACAAAAACCAAAAGTAAAAATTGGTGAAGCAGTTTCTTGTTGTACACCAAATTCAGGTTGTTGTTAA
- a CDS encoding arsenate-mycothiol transferase ArsC: MNASVLQTIKAQQNFTLLPTERLKKLQPLIQAIQNKVNQHKTIRLNFICTHNSRRSHLAQVWAQTAAAYYKIEPITCFSGGTVATALHPKIIKTLESQGFDVYKNIEAENPIYFIKFDANALPIIGFSKPIQHPFNPESNFIAVLTCNDADQNCPIVFGADARIALTYQDPKVADGQPNQTEVYLQRSQQIATEMLYVFSQIKMP, from the coding sequence ATGAATGCAAGCGTACTCCAAACCATAAAAGCGCAACAAAACTTTACTTTATTACCAACAGAACGCCTAAAAAAACTACAACCACTTATTCAGGCCATTCAAAATAAAGTAAACCAACACAAAACCATTCGGTTAAATTTTATTTGTACGCACAATTCGCGCCGTAGCCATTTGGCACAAGTTTGGGCACAAACAGCGGCTGCTTATTACAAAATAGAACCGATAACATGTTTTTCTGGCGGAACCGTTGCTACAGCTTTGCATCCTAAAATTATAAAAACTTTAGAAAGTCAGGGTTTTGATGTATATAAAAATATTGAAGCCGAAAATCCGATTTATTTTATAAAATTTGATGCCAATGCGCTGCCAATTATTGGTTTTTCTAAACCAATTCAACATCCGTTTAATCCAGAATCCAATTTTATAGCCGTTTTAACTTGTAACGATGCCGATCAAAATTGTCCTATAGTTTTTGGTGCTGATGCGCGAATTGCATTAACCTACCAAGATCCGAAAGTTGCCGACGGGCAACCTAACCAAACCGAAGTTTATTTACAACGCAGCCAACAAATAGCTACCGAAATGCTGTATGTTTTTAGCCAAATAAAAATGCCTTAA
- the folB gene encoding dihydroneopterin aldolase yields MGIIRLKNIRVFAFHGCLVEESKIGSDYSVDLTIEADFSQSCDTDELIDTVDYVHLNKIVCEEMAIRSKLLEHVAKRINVRVLKEISQVTKTTVEVSKINPPIGGDVEQVTVILEQTR; encoded by the coding sequence ATGGGAATTATTCGATTAAAAAACATTCGTGTTTTTGCCTTTCATGGTTGTTTGGTAGAAGAAAGTAAAATAGGTTCTGATTATTCGGTTGATTTAACTATTGAAGCCGATTTTTCTCAATCGTGTGATACCGATGAACTTATTGATACGGTTGATTATGTACATTTAAACAAAATTGTTTGCGAAGAAATGGCTATTCGATCTAAATTGTTAGAACATGTTGCCAAACGCATTAATGTGCGTGTGCTGAAAGAAATTTCTCAGGTTACAAAAACAACGGTCGAAGTTTCTAAAATTAATCCGCCTATTGGTGGTGATGTAGAACAAGTTACTGTAATTTTAGAGCAAACCCGATAA
- a CDS encoding glutamine--tRNA ligase/YqeY domain fusion protein, translating to MSTKEKSLNFIEQIIEEDIKNGLSTNKLRFRFPPEPNGYLHLGHASSICLNFGLGEDYNAPVNLRFDDTNPAKEEQEYVDAIKRDVEWLGYKWDQEVYASDYFQELYDWAVLLIKKGKAYVDNLSAEEIAKQKGTPTQAGVNSPNRDRSIEENLDLFERMKNGEFAEGEYILRAKIDMASPNMLMRDPIMYRIINASHHRTGNDWKIYPMYDWAHGESDYIEQISHSFCTLEFLPHRELYDWFLDQIYDDNKVRPKQREFARRNLSHTVVSKRKLLQLVTEGHVKGWDDPRMSTISGMRRRGYTPAAIRNFAETIGIAKRTNLIDVSLLEFCVREDLNKITDRVMAVLDPVKLVITNYPEGQEEWLDAENNPEAEELTFRKIPFSRELYIERDDFLEDANSKFFRLTLGKEVRLKNAYIIKGEGVVKDENGNIKEIHVTYDPDSRSGSGTEASKRKVKGTIHWVSIPHALEVEVRIYDRLFTNENPDGNKEVDFKEFINPDSLKVITGYVEPSLQTAQDGDKFQFQRLGYFAVDKDSTPNQLVFNKTVGLRDTWAKIESKE from the coding sequence ATGTCGACAAAAGAAAAATCATTGAATTTTATAGAACAAATCATTGAAGAGGATATTAAAAATGGTTTGTCAACAAATAAACTACGTTTTCGTTTTCCGCCAGAGCCAAACGGATATTTACATTTAGGCCACGCATCTTCTATTTGCTTAAACTTTGGTTTAGGGGAAGATTATAACGCGCCGGTAAATTTACGTTTTGACGATACCAACCCTGCTAAAGAAGAGCAGGAATATGTTGATGCGATTAAACGTGACGTAGAATGGTTAGGTTACAAATGGGATCAGGAAGTTTATGCTTCTGACTATTTCCAAGAATTATACGATTGGGCCGTTTTACTAATTAAAAAAGGTAAAGCGTATGTAGATAATTTATCTGCCGAAGAAATTGCCAAACAAAAAGGTACACCAACGCAAGCAGGAGTAAATTCACCAAACCGCGATCGTTCGATCGAAGAAAATTTAGATTTATTCGAAAGAATGAAAAACGGAGAATTTGCCGAAGGCGAATATATTTTACGTGCAAAAATAGATATGGCATCGCCAAACATGTTAATGCGCGATCCGATTATGTACCGCATCATTAATGCGTCGCATCACCGCACAGGTAACGATTGGAAAATTTACCCAATGTACGACTGGGCACATGGTGAATCGGATTATATTGAACAAATTTCGCATTCATTCTGTACGTTAGAATTTTTACCGCACCGTGAATTGTATGATTGGTTTTTAGACCAAATTTATGACGACAATAAAGTACGTCCTAAACAACGTGAATTTGCACGTCGTAACCTTTCGCACACGGTGGTTTCTAAACGTAAATTGTTGCAATTAGTTACCGAGGGGCACGTAAAAGGATGGGATGACCCACGCATGAGCACCATTTCAGGCATGCGCCGTCGTGGTTACACACCAGCTGCTATTCGTAACTTTGCAGAAACCATTGGAATTGCAAAACGTACCAACTTAATTGATGTAAGTTTATTAGAATTTTGCGTACGCGAAGATTTAAATAAAATTACAGATCGCGTAATGGCTGTTTTAGATCCGGTTAAATTGGTAATTACCAATTACCCAGAAGGACAAGAAGAATGGTTGGATGCAGAAAATAACCCGGAAGCTGAAGAATTAACATTCAGAAAAATTCCGTTTTCTAGAGAATTATATATTGAACGTGATGATTTTTTAGAAGATGCAAACAGCAAGTTTTTCCGATTAACTTTAGGTAAAGAAGTACGTTTAAAAAACGCATATATTATTAAAGGAGAAGGCGTTGTAAAAGACGAAAACGGCAATATTAAAGAAATTCACGTTACTTACGATCCAGATTCAAGATCAGGTAGTGGTACAGAAGCTTCTAAACGTAAGGTTAAAGGAACCATTCATTGGGTTTCTATTCCACATGCATTAGAAGTTGAAGTTCGTATTTACGATCGTTTATTTACAAACGAAAATCCGGACGGAAATAAAGAAGTAGATTTTAAAGAATTTATTAATCCTGATTCTTTAAAAGTAATTACCGGTTATGTAGAACCAAGTTTACAAACGGCTCAAGACGGAGATAAGTTTCAGTTTCAACGTTTGGGTTATTTTGCGGTAGATAAAGATTCTACCCCAAATCAATTGGTATTTAATAAAACCGTTGGCTTACGAGATACGTGGGCAAAAATTGAAAGTAAAGAATAG